One genomic region from Bubalus bubalis isolate 160015118507 breed Murrah chromosome 12, NDDB_SH_1, whole genome shotgun sequence encodes:
- the URM1 gene encoding ubiquitin-related modifier 1 isoform X2, whose amino-acid sequence MRISGSCRGGAELLFDGVKKHQVTLPGQEEPWDIRSLLVWIKKNLLKERPELFIQGDSVRPGILVLVNDADWELLGELDYQLQDQDSVLFISTLHGG is encoded by the exons AGGCGGTGCGGAGCTCCTGTTCGACGGTGTGAAGAAGCATCAGGTCACCTTGCCTGGACAGGAGGAACCCT GGGATATCCGCAGCCTCCTTGTCTGGATCAAGAAGAATTTGCTAAAAGAGCGGCCAGAGCTGTTCATCCAAGGAGACAGCGT GCGGCCAGGGATTCTGGTGCTGGTTAACGATGCCGACTGGGAACTGCTG GGTGAGCTGGACTACCAGCTTCAGGACCAAGACAGCGTCCTCTTCATCTCCACGCTGCATGGCGGCTAA